In the Girardinichthys multiradiatus isolate DD_20200921_A chromosome 4, DD_fGirMul_XY1, whole genome shotgun sequence genome, one interval contains:
- the LOC124867521 gene encoding uncharacterized protein LOC124867521 yields the protein MASFQLLIFLGYFATAQAGHVLDCTNDYEKIFCQLAVKECSEYTVNITNDEGYKIENCSLEQCNIDQCCCSVNFLPIPGETHTAKALKGSTEVDTKTIGLSESFKPKTPTIVSVEEFNGNFAVRWMTNMTNFLEPLTAEVTVSKKGDRKKVFKQIKPAVVNGLQSFEISGQDLEPGTVYMVSVRSYTDMSQMFSDRSEEYKFETSGSQSLLFLGIIIVLSVFGIILFFSVYICFVRIKKKLWDSFSDPKKLVVAARKPEYLTPMYTTTSPVLVKPPPTSDDNQMLKMAINQREDASMNQNSSGIDTCSSDSCYGQAEPDHKAIISGALRKALQDCIPKNLVSPIAKVGLPPITQDEWEARHMENETSSGSSGIVNRSYFMSVPSSPNQTMEHNSTDKLQDNSSYSCKSDTVNLPDQQVTACLFSALKDISSPVLVDPSYRPCKVNPKRSSYAENTSLSSTSSDTITCESRVGAGFERSDEVSADSVKVMLLFSSREPSGSDSCAVVVDDYKPFPVKVDQADVLISEKQSSEHHQRLNVNQDGSVDKFSQHRLIPGLNKLIGPCPTVLQTPYFPMMSTELPIHVMMKMGYKCV from the exons ATGGCTTCTTTCCAGCTGCTTATTTTCTTGGGATACTTTGCGACTGCGCAAGCTGGCCATG TTCTCGATTGTACCAACGACTATGAGAAGATATTTTGCCAGCTGGCGGTGAAAGAGTGCTCAGAATACACTGTAAATATCACGAATGACGAAGGATATAA AATAGAGAATTGCTCTTTGGAGCAGTGTAACATCGATCAGTGTTGCTGCTCTGTGAATTTTCTACCTATCCCGGGGGAAACTCACACTGCAAAAGCCCTAAAAGGAAGCACAGAAGTGGACACCAAAACAATCGGACTCAGCGAAAGCT TTAAGCCAAAAACTCCAACAATTGTCAGTGTGGAAGAATTTAACGGGAACTTTGCTGTCCGCTGGATGACAAACATGACGAATTTTCTTGAACCACTGACCGCTGAAGTGACTGTCTCCAAAAAAGGAGACAGGAAGAAG GTTTTTAAacaaatcaaaccagcagtagTTAATGGACTGCAGAGCTTTGAAATAAGTGGTCAAGACCTGGAGCCAGGAACAGTGTACATGGTCAGCGTGAGGAGCTACACGGACATGAGTCAGATGTTCAGCGACAGAAGCGAAGAATATAAATTTGAAACCT CTGGCTCCCAAAGCTTGTTATTCCTGGGAATCATCATTGTTCTCAGCGTATTTGGAATCATCTTGTTTTTCTCAGTTTACATCTGCTTTGTAAG GATCAAAAAGAAGTTGTGGGACAGTTTTTCAGATCCAAAAAAACTTGTTGTGGCTGCCAGGAAGCCAGAG TATTTAACACCAATGTATACCACCACCTCACCTGTCTTGGTTAAGCCCCCCCCTACAAGCGACGACAACCAAAT GCTGAAGATGGCAATTAATCAGAGAGAAGATGCCAGTATGAATCAGAACAGCAGTGGAATCGACACATGCTCTTCAGATTCTTGTTATGGTCAAGCAGAACCTGACCATAAGGCTATCATTAGTGGTGCTCTTCGTAAAGCCTTACAAGACTGCATCCCAAAAAACCTCGTCTCGCCTATTGCAAAAGTTGGGCTTCCGCCTATTACCCAGGATGAGTGGGAGGCCAGACACATGGAAAATGAAACAAGTTCTGGATCATCTGGCATAGTCAATCGTAGCTATTTTATGTCTGTTCCCAGCTCCCCGAATCAGACCATGGAGCACAATTCTACAGACAAATTGCAAGACAACTCAAGCTATTCATGCAAAAGCGACACTGTGAACCTTCCTGACCAACAGGTGACTGCTTGTCTGTTTTCTGCACTGAAAGATATCTCATCTCCTGTGCTAGTAGACCCATCGTATCGGCCATGCAAAGTAAACCCCAAAAGATCCTCTTATGCAGAAAACACCAGTTTGTCCTCCACCTCCAGCGACACCATCACCTGTGAGTCCAGGGTTGGGGCTGGCTTTGAGAGATCTGATGAAGTGTCTGCTGACTCAGTAAAGGTGATGCTCTTGTTCTCAAGCCGTGAGCCCTCAGGGTCAGACAGCTGTGCTGTAGTTGTAGATGATTACAAGCCATTTCCAGTCAAAGTGGATCAGGCAGatgttttaatttcagaaaAGCAAAGCAGTGAACATCATCAACGTTTGAATGTGAATCAAGATGGGAGTGTTGACAAGTTCTCTCAACACCGCTTGATTCCAGGTTTGAATAAATTGATTGGTCCATGTCCTACTGTGCTGCAGACTCCATATTTCCCCATGATGTCTACTGAATTGCCTATccatgtaatgatgaaaatgggCTATAAATGTGTGTAG
- the LOC124867253 gene encoding interferon regulatory factor 1-like, translating to MQQPARQRLRPWLEEQIQSGKYPGVSWLDQSARIFQIPWKHAARHGWSIDRDATLFRSWAMHTGRYRPGRDKPDPKTWKANFRCALNSLPDICELREHSRKRGSNAYRVYRMLPSSQTRRRRRGLLSRPQERVLGGSRNDDTYTSQQTWQPTTLPVTDTPHKVETSPQHGFNSPEAQRMWESKPEQQEPSEAVYKLMDHLSSPDIWNQTWEQRGWRTHSLWDLPQCAGEENPYPLQTENCSDMFGPNYIKDLTDWSTHQQTLML from the exons ATGCAGCAACCGGCAAGGCAGAGGCTGAGACCATGGCTGGAGGAGCAGATTCAGTCTGGGAAATATCCAGGTGTCAGCTGGCTGGACCAG TCAGCACGCATCTTCCAGATTCCATGGAAGCACGCTGCCCGCCACGGTTGGAGCATTGACCGGGATGCTACCCTCTTCAGGAGTTGGGCCATGCACACAG GAAGGTACCGTCCAGGCAGAGACAAGCCGGATCCCAAGACGTGGAAAGCAAACTTTCGGTGTGCCTTGAATTCCCTGCCAGACATCTGTGAGCTGCGGGAGCACAGCAGGAAAAGAGGCAGCAATGCCTACAGAGTCTACAGGATGCTGCCCAGCTCTCAAACACGCAGGCGGAGAAGAG GACTGTTAAGCAGACCTCAAGAGAGAGTTTTAGGAGGCTCAAGAAATGATGACACATACACCTCACAGCAAACCTGGCAGCCTACAACACTACCTGTTACAGATACACCACATAAGGTGGAGACAAGCCCGCAACATGGCTTTAACAGCCCTGAAGCACAAC GGATGTGGGAGTCCAAACCCGAACAGCAGGAACCAAGTGAGGCTGTCTATAAG CTGATGGACCATTTAAGCAGCCCTGACATCTGGAACCAGACGTGGGAGCAAAGAGGATGGAGGACGCACTCTCTGTGGGACCTACCCCAAT GTGCTGGTGAGGAGAACCCATATCCCCTACAGACAGAGAACTGCAGTGATATGTTTGGCCCAAACTACATCAAAGACCTCACAGACTGGTCCACACACCAGCAAACGCTGATGTTGTAG